The DNA sequence TTATGTTGTAAAAAACAGCAAAGATGATAGCGGCTCAACAATTAGTAAAAACGGCTGGATATTTTATAAAGATAGTCTGCAAATAGTAAATTCCTTTGCTAAACCCAATGATAACCATATCTATCTTTTGTTTGATGACGACAGCTTATCTACAGAAGAATTTCATAGTTTAAAAGCTTTAAGCTATTCCTTGCAAATTACAGACGGCGTAACAACTTATACATCTAATCTGCAAACAGTCAACAAGGAACCAAGTTCATATATACCTTCCGGACATTCTTTATGGAAGATTCAACTTGACGGAACTCAAAAATTTAATCCTGATGATATTCTTAAATCCGCCTATCAGGTATCTTTAAATTATTTCGGTACACTTAAACACAAAGCCCAAATCTCTGATATCGGAATCGGAATGGTAGAACCTTTGACGGCTTCTAACTCGATAGTTTTACGTAACTTTAATGCCGGTGATAATGACCCGGCCTTACCTACACTTGATGTTAGAGTACTCGCCGAAAAAGCACCTTCTTCTTCCAATGTTATCTTGCATTTTTTCTCAAAAAACTCTGCGGAGCATAAATTTTGGCATCCCGATACTATACCATCACCACCCGGCTCTTTTGCAAATCCTCAGGCAGGCACAACAAATTATTCTCCTACATTGAATGGTAACCTTATAACCTCCATCATCCCATCAACTGATCCTTCCTTAAAAGAAGGAAAGGTGGGGCAGTTTATGTATGTCTATAATAATTGGCTTCCCTGTGCAAGACTCCGAAATCCAAACGATATCCTTTCCTTCGATGTCTGGAATTTTAAAATTGTAGGAGTACGAATGCAAAAGGGCGGCGTGTCAATCTTTGACAATGTTGTAAATCCTCACAAGGGGCAGTCTGCCACAATAGCTGCGCACCTAAAAAAATCGGGAATGCTTACAATTCAGATTATGACATTGGACGGCAACATAGTACGCACTTTGACCCGTTCTCACCACAGTGCAGGTGACCACTTTTATCTATGGGACGGAAGAAACAATGGCGGAAATCCGGTTGCAAGCGGTATGTATTTTGTCAGAATTGCCGGCCCCGATATAGATGAAGTGAGAAAAATTCTGATTATTAAATAAAAAAAGGCCTAAAAACGGCAGTTTAGACTGCCGTTTTCTAAGCCCTAAAAAATCAATTTTTAAACTTTTTTAATTATAAAAACAAACAGGATTTATCTGAATTTATTTTGCAAATCTCTCGCCGAATTCTTTACACTTATCTTTTCCGGCGGCAGTGGGTGCGTCATAGATAATCAAGCCTTCTTCAAATAAGTCGGCGCCCTTATCCTTAGACCTTGCTTCCCAGTTCCTCATCCATTCTCCGCCCGAACCTTCACCGGCCCATTCATATGAACCGAACAAGGCAATTTTTTTGCCGGACAATTTTCCTTCAATAGAAGCAAAGAAGGGTTCAAATTCATCCGGCTCAAGCTCTTCGGCTCCCATTGCGGGGCATCCGAATGCAATCTTGTCATAATCATCAATGCTTTTTGATCCGAATTCCGAAACGGTAAAAAGAGAAGCATCCGCTCCGCCAGCCTTTAAGCCTTCAAGAACAGACTCAGCCATCGACTGAGTATTTCCAGTTCCGCTCCAATAAATAACAGCGATTTTTGCCATAAAAAAACCTCCAATGGTTAAAAAATTAATTAAAGATTAAGCACTCAACAAATCGTAAAGTCTTAATCCTTTTTCTATCTGCAAAGCAAAATGCTTTTTGCATTCATTATATTGCTCAAAGGTTTCGGCGGCTTTTTCGGCATCGGCATAAACCTTCCAATAACCCGAAAAAATACAGCCCTCTCCATGACGCTTGTAATACTCCAAAACATCGTATACGGGATAGCCCAAAAAAAGCCCTATCTCATGCGGAAAAGAGCAGCACCTTTTACAATGCCTGTCTGCCTGCGAGCTGTGCATTCTGGAAGCTAAAAGATCAAGCATATCTTCCAAACTCATCCCCGGCTCATACCCGAACATTAATAAAGCAGCTTGTACCCTTTCTTCTTTAATCAAAGCCTCAAGAGTATCTTTTTTATACAGAAGAATCTGTACGCCCCGTTCACAGGCACACAGCACTTTTAGGAAGAACCCCTTAGCTTCAAGCAAATCCTTATCAAGCAAAAAAAACTGCTTAAAATCCTCTGCCGAAATAGAAAATAAATTTGAGGGTTTAATCCCTGCCAAACAGGGAGCACAAGAATAAGCTAAATTATATTCGATGTTAGCAATACTCAACATAAACCTATTTAAGCACAGATTTCAAATAATGTCAACTATTGCTTACTAAATATTTATCAAATTATAGACTTAATATTTTAAATTTTACTATTAAATACAAATACTCTCTACAATAATTATGAAAAGGGGAAAAGTTTTTCTTCTTATTAAATAATTTTATTGGAGTTAAATATGAAAAAATTGTTTAAACTAACCCTCCGTAACGACTTCGCTTTTAAGCGTGTATTCGGAGTTGAGGAAAACAAGGATGTTCTACAGGATTTATTGGAATGTATCTTAGACATTCCGCCTGAAACAATCGCGGGCTTGGAACTTCTCGATAAGGAGTTTCATAAGGAGCTTTTAACTGAAAAGCTAGGTATTTTGGATATCAAGTTAAGGCTAAAAGACGGAACCTTTGTCGACATTGAAATTCAAAACAGTTGGTATTTTGATTTTCCTGAAAGAACCTTGTATTATTGGTCTAAGATGTATAATGAAAACATAAAACAAGGTCAAGACTATACAAAACTGCCAAAGTGTATTACAATAAACTTGGTAGGAAAAGGCTTTAATAAAAATAAGCGTTTGCACAACAAGTATCTTGTTCTTGAACAAGATACAAAAGAGCCTTTAGTTTCAAAACTTGAGATTCATATATTGAACCTTGAAAAGGCAAGGCTCTTAAAAGAAGGTCAATATAAAAATAATAAAACAAAACGCTTATTAAACTGGCTGAAATTTATCGAAACTGATGATCCGGAGGTAAGAAAAATGTTAGAACAAGAATCGCCTATGATGAGAAAGGCAAATACAACGATAGAAGTAATGGAAATGAGCCCTAAAGATAAATGGCTTTATGATTCCCGTATGAAATACGAGCATGACAGGGCATCATGTATAAATGAAGGCTATCAACGAGGTCTTGATAAAGGGGCCTATCAAAAAGCTCTTGAAACGGCTAAGGCTTTTAAGCAGTTCGGCTTTGATATCAATAAAATAGCCGAAGGAACAGGGCTTCCTGTTGAAGAAATAGAAGCCCTATAAGAATATCCCTTTGCCGCAGTTAAATTACAGCTCAACCTTTTTATTGAATAACCAACTTGTAGCCGCAAAAAAACCGGCTGAAATAAGCATGGTCATAATTACCGTAACCAAATGAACCGGCATCGGCTGGATATTTACAAAGGCATCATATTGGGAAGACATAAGTCTTAGGTCTATGTATTGCACAAGATCCCACCTTGTACTTAAATACGTACCTAATGCTATGATTCTCTCAAAAATTAAAATAAATAGAATGATTGCAACAATTTGAGCGGCCATCTTTTTTCTTATAAAAGAACGGGTTAAAGCCTTAACAAACATAAAAGCCGTTCCCACAAGTAAAAATGATGAAACCAATAATAAAACGCCGTAAAGAAAGGGAAGAAAATTCTGTGCAAATATTTGATAGAATATATCTCCCAAAACCGATATAAGAGTTTGTCCGGCAGTTCCATAAAAAACGGCTTGCTGGGCTCCGATTACTATAAAAAATATGCCGGCGATAAGAGCGTATATTAAATATTCTACAAAACCTGCGAGAATTCGGCCTCCCAGTATAGCCTCGCTTCTTATAGGGATGGTGAGCATAAGGTAGTTGGTATCCTTGTACAAAAGCTCATCTATGTGCCCGTTACTGCATGTAAAAAACATTACAATGGGTATAAAGGCAAGGGCAAAAAAAGTTAGTCCCAGCCAAAGGTTTCCCGTCGTTCCCATTGACCAGAAGGGCGTTTTAAAGATGCCTAACAGAATCATTGACCCGATTGCCAATACAGCCATAGTTCCGCTTAAAATTAAAATAGTATTCAGTCTTCGCCTTATTTCATATTTAAAAATTCTTCCCATTTTATGCTCCAAAAACATCAAGATAGATTTGATAAATAGATTTGCCTCTTGTAGTACGCAAATCTTCAGCATCGCCTTCCAAAACAATCTCGCCTTCTTTTAAAAAGGCTACGTCATTAAACACATGCTCTATATCCGAAACCAGATGAGTTGTTATTAGGATTGCACTTTCTTCGGTCCATGTTTTGATTATAGTTTTAATAATCTGCTCTCTGGCTACAGGGTCTGTGCCGCCCAGCGGTTCATCCAAAATATACAGCTTTGAAGCCCTCGAAAAGGTAAGGCTTAAATTAAGTTTTTCGATCATACCCTTCGACATAGTTTTTACGGTCTGTTTTGGCTCCAGCTTCATAAATTTAAGCATTTCCAAGGCCTTGTTTTTATCAAAATCTTCAAAAAAATCTGCATAGAAATTAATGGCATCTTCCGAAGTCATCCAAGGATATACGACATTTTTATCCGGCAAAAAGGCTACAATCTTTTTTGTATCTATGCCGAATTCTTTTCCGCACACCTTAAAATTGCCGGCAGTCGGTTTTATCAGTCCCGCAATTATTTTTAAAAAGGTTGTTTTTCCCGAACCGTTCGGCCCCAAAAGACCGTAGATTCTTCCGCTTTCTACCTTGAGACTGACATCATACAGAGCAGTTTTTTTTCCCAAGTATGTTTTTTTTAAGTGCTCCGTTTCAAGTATTATACTCATTTTTTTTCTCCAAAAAAATTATTATAGTTTTGCTTTTATAGACTCAATTATTTGCTCATCAGAAAACTTCAGATTTCTCAAACCTTCGATAGCAGGCAATATAATCTGATCTGCCATCTCTTCCGTCAATTTTCCTACCAAATCAGGCTCATTTACAACAAAACTGCCTAGGCCGCGTTTTGATTCAGTGATACCTTCGCCTTCAAGTTGCTTATATACCCTGAATATCGTATTAGGATTTACATCCATCTCAACGGACATATCGCTCATTGAAGGGATTTTATCCCCCGGTTTAAGCTCACCATAGACAATCTTACATTTGATTTTTTCGACTATTTGTAAATATATCGGGCGATTTTGATCATATATAACTTTCACAAAAAAGGACCTCCGCAAAGTTTGAGTAAAACGACTCTTCTATCTGTCTATAATACTATAATTGCTAAATTGTGTCAAGGCCTTTTAAAACATTGTCTGTTTTTTGGAAGGTCTGAATCATTCTATCCGAAAAATTCATAACGGTTGTATAAACCTGATTTGTTTTTATATTTATATCGTTAAAGGCCTTATCCAGATCCTCGCTGCTCTTTGCCATAAACGAAATATTTTTTACCACCTCGATTACCGTTTTTCCTATGCCGGCAGAGCTTTCAACCGAAGCTGCGGCCAAGCGTCCCAACTCTTCGGCTACAACGGCAAATCCCTTTCCGGCATCTCCTGCATGGGCTGCTTCGATGGCGGCATTCATACTAAGCATCTTTGTCTGCTCGGCAATACCGGCTATAACCTCCGCCATTTCCTGTATGTCCGCAATGCTCTGGTTTATATGGACAATTTTTTCGTAAGTAGATTTAAAGAGCTTATGCCCGCCCTGGAAGGTATCAACAAGCTCCTGTGCCGCCTGAGCATCTTCTTGGGCTTCTGCAGCTTCCATCTGTATATCGCTCAAAAATAATTTTACCGTTTCGCATTTCTCGCTCTTTTTTTCATCACCTTGTTTTAAAGACTCTTGCAGCTCCTTATACGATGAACCCAGCTCATTATATTTTGTTTGTAGTTCATTATAAGCGCCGTTTAACTCGTCAGACATTTCTTTTAATTCTTCATAATCGTTTTGAAGCTTGAGATAAACCGGCGAACTTTCTATAGAAACAGGCGAGTCTCCTATGCGTACAGGAGCT is a window from the Treponema denticola genome containing:
- a CDS encoding flavodoxin — protein: MAKIAVIYWSGTGNTQSMAESVLEGLKAGGADASLFTVSEFGSKSIDDYDKIAFGCPAMGAEELEPDEFEPFFASIEGKLSGKKIALFGSYEWAGEGSGGEWMRNWEARSKDKGADLFEEGLIIYDAPTAAGKDKCKEFGERFAK
- a CDS encoding DUF3793 family protein produces the protein MLSIANIEYNLAYSCAPCLAGIKPSNLFSISAEDFKQFFLLDKDLLEAKGFFLKVLCACERGVQILLYKKDTLEALIKEERVQAALLMFGYEPGMSLEDMLDLLASRMHSSQADRHCKRCCSFPHEIGLFLGYPVYDVLEYYKRHGEGCIFSGYWKVYADAEKAAETFEQYNECKKHFALQIEKGLRLYDLLSA
- a CDS encoding Rpn family recombination-promoting nuclease/putative transposase translates to MKKLFKLTLRNDFAFKRVFGVEENKDVLQDLLECILDIPPETIAGLELLDKEFHKELLTEKLGILDIKLRLKDGTFVDIEIQNSWYFDFPERTLYYWSKMYNENIKQGQDYTKLPKCITINLVGKGFNKNKRLHNKYLVLEQDTKEPLVSKLEIHILNLEKARLLKEGQYKNNKTKRLLNWLKFIETDDPEVRKMLEQESPMMRKANTTIEVMEMSPKDKWLYDSRMKYEHDRASCINEGYQRGLDKGAYQKALETAKAFKQFGFDINKIAEGTGLPVEEIEAL
- a CDS encoding ABC transporter ATP-binding protein, whose amino-acid sequence is MSIILETEHLKKTYLGKKTALYDVSLKVESGRIYGLLGPNGSGKTTFLKIIAGLIKPTAGNFKVCGKEFGIDTKKIVAFLPDKNVVYPWMTSEDAINFYADFFEDFDKNKALEMLKFMKLEPKQTVKTMSKGMIEKLNLSLTFSRASKLYILDEPLGGTDPVAREQIIKTIIKTWTEESAILITTHLVSDIEHVFNDVAFLKEGEIVLEGDAEDLRTTRGKSIYQIYLDVFGA
- a CDS encoding GntR family transcriptional regulator; the encoded protein is MKVIYDQNRPIYLQIVEKIKCKIVYGELKPGDKIPSMSDMSVEMDVNPNTIFRVYKQLEGEGITESKRGLGSFVVNEPDLVGKLTEEMADQIILPAIEGLRNLKFSDEQIIESIKAKL